The Brassica napus cultivar Da-Ae chromosome C7, Da-Ae, whole genome shotgun sequence genome has a segment encoding these proteins:
- the LOC106408111 gene encoding uncharacterized mitochondrial protein AtMg00310-like has translation MVMLQSVLSAAPSYSMSHFDLPVSLCKRIQSTVTRFWWDNNEYTRKMAWVSWSSMAKPKALGGLGFRDFQVYNAALLAKLSWRLVQHPDCLLGQVLMGKYCTENNVLTATETSNMSHG, from the coding sequence ATGGTGATGCTGCAAAGTGTGCTTTCAGCAGCCCCCTCCTACTCCATGTCTCACTTCGATCTTCCTGTGTCTTTATGCAAGAGAATCCAGTCCACGGTGACGAGATTCTGGTGGGATAATAATGAATATACCAGGAAAATGGCGTGGGTTTCATGGTCTTCTATGGCCAAACCAAAAGCACTTGGTGGGCTTGGTTTCCGGGATTTCCAAGTGTATAATGCTGCCCTCCTTGCTAAGCTGAGCTGGAGACTAGTTCAACATCCAGACTGCCTTCTGGGACAAGTTCTTATGGGGAAATACTGCACTGAAAACAATGTCCTAACGGCCACAGAAACTTCTAACATGTCTCATGGGTGA
- the BNAC07G22020D gene encoding uncharacterized protein BNAC07G22020D has protein sequence MIGLSTESSHMVVNVDGLMPPVPSPPVNAEVENIREESTVVVNDKAIDISDDEGQENEPLIASAECRICQDECPIKTLESPCACSGSLKYAHRKCVQRWCNEKGNIICEICHQPYQPGYTAPPPSPQPEETTIDIGGGWTISGLDLHDPRLLPIAEAERRYLESEYVEYTASSASGAAFCRSAALILMALLLLRHALTITSDDGEDEDDPSNILSLVLLRAAGFLLPCYIMAWAISILQHRRQRQEAAALATQFALVLQSGQPRTVHFTVAPEPPSPSMATATTSTQQPEEPV, from the exons ATGATAGGTTTGTCAACAGAGAGCAGTCACATGGTGGTCAATGTAGATGGACTTATGCCACCGGTGCCATCTCCGCCAGTTAATGCGGAGGTCGAAAATATAAGAGAAGAGTCGACGGTGGTGGTTAATGATAAGGCAATTGATATTTCAGATGACGAGGGTCAGGAGAATGAGCCGCTCATTGCTTCTGCGGAGTGTCGTATTTGTCAGGACGAGTGCCCTATCAAGACTCTCGAGAGCCCTTGTGCTTGCAGTGGTAGCCTCAAG TATGCTCACAGAAAATGTGTTCAGCGTTGGTGCAATGAAAAGGGAAACATCATATGCGAAATTTGCCATCAG CCTTACCAACCTGGATACACCGCTCCACCACCTTCTCCTCAGCCTGAAGAAACCACTATTGACATTGG TGGAGGATGGACAATCTCAGGTTTGGATTTGCATGATCCTCGCCTTCTTCCCATTGCAGAAGCTGAACGTCGCTATTTAGAGTCTGAATACGTTGAATATACTGCTTCAAGTGCCAGTGGAGCTGCCTTTTGTCGCTCAGCTGCCCTAATA tTAATGGCACTTCTTCTCTTACGTCATGCATTGACCATAACAAGCGATGATGGAGAAGACGAGGATGACCCATCTAACATACTATCT CTCGTCTTGCTCCGAGCTGCTGGATTTCTTCTTCCTTGCTATATCATGGCTTGGGCGATCAGTATCCTACAACACCGAAGGCAAAGGCAG GAAGCTGCAGCTTTGGCTACACAGTTTGCATTGGTGCTTCAGTCAGGTCAACCTAGAACAGTTCACTTCACGGTGGCACCAGAACCACCATCACCCTCCATGGCTACTGCAACTACGTCTACACAACAACCTGAAGAGCCAGTCTGA
- the LOC106411097 gene encoding probable apyrase 6: MRRSHTRARVKTKPEKSAMDPVKFQIRSSNRSSSSSSIYTLTKSNSKHAKSNLFLTVASIATVLGFLFVCYSIASSGRGSLRYNVVIDGGSTGTRIHVFGYRIESGKPVFEFRGANYASLKLHPGLSAYADDPEGASAALTELVEFAKGRVPRGMWVETEVRLMATAGMRLLEAPAQEKILGVARSVLGSSGFLFRDEWASVISGSDEGVYAWVVANFALGSLGGDPIKTTGIVELGGASAQVTFVSNEPVPSEFSRTISFGNVSYSLYSHSFLHFGQNAAHEKLWGSLVSRDRNSAVEPTLEGKHADPCAPKGYSLDAITQKHLSGFLAEESKLASSFQAVGNYSECRSAALSILQEGNDKCSYQHCSIGSMFTPKLQGRFLATENFFYTSKFFGLGEKSWLSNMISAGERFCGEDWSKLRVKDPSLEEEDLLRYCFSSAYIVSLLHDTLGVPLDDERVGFANQAGDDIPLDWALGAFILQTEASTSQHASSSHLHWFYALFGIDSQTLLYFIGVPILMTVLVCLISKWRKPQLKTIYDLEKGRYIVSRIR; the protein is encoded by the exons ATGCGACGATCGCATACCCGTGCCAGGGTGAAGACTAAACCGGAAAAATCAGCTATGGATCCGGTTAAGTTCCAGATCCGCTCCTCGAAccgatcatcatcatcttcctcaatCTACACCCTTACCAAATCCAATTCCAAACACGCGAAATCGAATCTCTTCCTAACCGTCGCTTCAATCGCCACCGTATTGGGTTTCCTCTTCGTCTGCTACTCGATTGCATCCTCCGGGAGAGGATCGCTTCGCTACAACGTCGTGATCGACGGCGGGAGCACGGGGACCCGGATCCACGTGTTCGGGTACCGGATTGAGTCGGGCAAACCGGTTTTCGAGTTCCGAGGAGCAAATTACGCGAGCTTGAAGCTGCATCCGGGCTTGTCGGCGTACGCGGACGATCCCGAGGGAGCGAGCGCGGCGTTGACGGAGCTTGTTGAGTTCGCGAAGGGGAGGGTTCCGAGGGGAATGTGGGTGGAGACGGAAGTGAGGCTGATGGCGACGGCGGGGATGAGGTTGCTTGAGGCGCCTGCACAGGAGAAGATTCTTGGGGTTGCGAGAAGTGTTCTTGGATCTTCTGGGTTCTTGTTTAGAGATGAATGGGCCTCTGTTATCTCTG GTTCTGACGAAGGTGTGTATGCTTGGGTTGTTGCGAACTTTGCTCTTGGTTCGCTTGGTGGTGATCCGATTAAGACAACTGGGATTGTTGAGCTTGGTGGAGCTTCTGCGCAG GTGACGTTTGTGTCTAATGAGCCAGTGCCTTCTGAGTTCTCACGTACAATATCATTTGGAAATGTTTCTTACAGTCTCTACAGTCACAGCTTCCTTCACTTTGGCCAG AATGCTGCACATGAGAAGTTATGGGGTTCGCTTGTCTCAAGAGACCGTAATTCAG CTGTGGAACCTACACTGGAAGGAAAACATGCAGACCCTTGTGCTCCTAAAGGATACAGCCTCGACGCAATCACACAGAAGCATCTATCTGGATTTTTAGCTGAAGAAAGCAAACTCGCATCTTCTTTTCAAGCTGTGGGTAATTACTCAGAGTGTCGTTCAGCTGCACTATCAATCTTGCAAGAAGGAAATG ATAAATGCTCGTATCAGCATTGCTCTATTGGATCAATGTTCACGCCTAAGCTTCAAGGAAGATTTTTAGCTACAGAAAACTTCTTCTACACCTCTAAG TTCTTTGGGCTGGGAGAGAAGTCGTGGCTATCTAATATGATATCGGCTGGAGAAAGATTCTGTGGAGAAGATTGGTCAAAGTTGAGAGTAAAAGACCCGTCACTCGAGGAAGAGGATCTTCTTCGGTATTGTTTCTCATCGGCATATATTGTATCATTGCTTCACGATACTCTCGGTGTTCCTCTTGATGATGAAAG AGTCGGGTTTGCGAATCAAGCAGGAGATGATATACCGCTAGATTGGGCTTTAGGTGCATTCATTCTACAAACTGAAGCGTCGACCTCGCAGCACGCATCCTCTAGTCACCTCCATTGGTTCTATGCTCTGTTTGGTATCGACTCGCAGACGCTGCTATATTTCATCGGGGTACCAATCCTGATGACAGTTTTGGTATGTTTGATATCTAAATGGAGAAAACCGCAGCTGAAAACGATTTACGACCTTGAGAAAGGTCGATACATAGTCAGCCGCATTAGATGA